The following proteins are encoded in a genomic region of Odocoileus virginianus isolate 20LAN1187 ecotype Illinois chromosome 14, Ovbor_1.2, whole genome shotgun sequence:
- the RPL37 gene encoding large ribosomal subunit protein eL37 — MTKGTSSFGKRRNKTHTLCRRCGSKAYHLQKSTCGKCGYPAKRKRKYNWSAKAKRRNTTGTGRMRHLKIVYRRFRHGFREGTTPKPKRAAVAASSSS, encoded by the exons ATG ACGAAGGGAACGTCATCGTTTGGAAAGCGTCGGAATAAGACGCACACGCTGTGCCGCCGCTGTGGCTCTAAGGCCTACCACCTTCAGAAGTCGACCTGTGGCAAGTGTGGTTACCCTGCCAAGCGAAAGAGAAAGT ataattggAGTGCTAAAGCTAAAAGACGAAATACCACCGGGACTGGTCGAATGAGGCACCTAAAAATTGTATACCGCAGATTCAG GCATGGATTCCGTGAAGGAACAACACCTAAACCCAAGCGAGCGGCTGTTGCAGCATCCAGTTCATCCTAA